The following proteins come from a genomic window of Notamacropus eugenii isolate mMacEug1 chromosome X, mMacEug1.pri_v2, whole genome shotgun sequence:
- the CYLC1 gene encoding cylicin-1 isoform X2, giving the protein MSFSRFQKVNFGSYDNYIPVSEANKKSWNQQHFSLMFPKPKRPGKKWRSTPSELRANLLKGDIEKDDQKATPMWMTRSLLKISERPSVYLAARRKPSVFTGPQKPSESTNSSSVEKKQMYKTEKNQVVKTAKKKMVGSPKGPKSKLPDTAYDILSRESDTESKGSKESKLKNDMNSHKEKEPETESNDVDVNKKNIAKKKKSKESDVESSDSKKKDKNSRSKSKDLDKDSKKKSKNADFEFKDTVKKDKDAKEKSRDSISESSGSKKIDKDLRKKSNIEQKKDKDAGKKFKDLSTESRNAKQKVKNSWMKSKNWNNKSQNLKMEDEKHKEGDAESQNSKESKKKSKESNTAKNSKKAQDGKVTFRGSDIESTKKEPETSRGTLYSKSRITQQMLPRIGKAEIRKAPLPEAQWIQKLI; this is encoded by the exons tcaAAAGGTGAACTTTGGGTCCTATGATAATTACATTCCAG tttccGAAGCGAACAAAAAATCTTGGAATCAGCAACACTTTTCTCTGATGTTTCCCAAACCGAAACGACCAGGAAAGAAGTGGAGATCAACCCCGTCAGAATTAAGAGCCAATTTGCTG AAAGGGGATATAGAAAAAGATGATCAGAAAGCGACTCCTATGTGGATGACACGTTCTTTACTAAAAATTTCTGAGAGACCTTCAGTGTATTTAGCTGCCAGAAGAAAGCCATCAGTTTTCACAGGTCCACAAAAACCATCAGAATCCACAAACTCATCCTCagtagagaaaaaacaaatgtacaagacagaaaaaaatcaagtagTGAAAACAGCAAAGAAGAAGATGGTAGGCTCACCGAAAGGGCCAAAATCTAAATTACCAGACACAGCCTATGACATTTTATCCAGAGAATCTGATACTGAATCCAAAGGGTCAAAAGAGTCAAAGCTAAAGAATGACATGAATTCACATAAAGAGAAGGAGCCAGAGACTGAATCCAACGATGTGGATGTGAACAAGAAAAACATAGCTAAGAAGAAAAAATCTAAGGAGTCTGATGTTGAATCCAGCGAttcaaagaagaaagataagaattCAAGAAGTAAGTCCAAGGATTTAGacaaagattcaaagaaaaaatccaaGAATGCAGACTTTGAATTCAAGGATACAGTGAAGAAAGACAAGGATGCAAAGGAAAAATCCAGAGATTCAATCTCTGAATCCTCAGGTTCAAAGAAGATAGACAaagatttaagaaagaaatccaatATTGAACAAAAGAAAGACAAGGATGCAGGGAAGAAATTCAAGGATTTAAGCACTGAATCCAGGAATGCAAAGCAGAAAGTTAAGAATTCATGGATGAAATCTAAGAACTGGAACAACAAGTCCCAGAATTTAAAGATGGAAGACGAGAAACATAAGGAGGGGGATGCGGAATCTCAGAATTCAAAGGaatcaaagaagaaatccaaagagTCAAATACAgctaagaattcaaagaaagcCCAGGATGGGAAGGTAACATTCAGAGGGTCTGACATTGAATCCACAAAGAAAGAACCAGAAACTTCACGTGGCACACTCTACTCAAAGTCCCGTATCACTCAGCAGATGCTACCTCGAATCGGAAAGGCTGAGATTAGAAAAGCTCCTCTG CCAGAAGCCCAGTGGATCCAGAAACTTATCTGA